A single window of Sandaracinaceae bacterium DNA harbors:
- a CDS encoding PrsW family intramembrane metalloprotease, with protein sequence MGANFVLRGILFPWGHPVYTSMTGIGFGLAREGRHPALRALGPLFGYGLAVMLHAMWNGGATFRGHERRRAAPSSASAS encoded by the coding sequence TGGGCGCCAACTTCGTGCTGCGCGGCATCCTGTTTCCGTGGGGTCACCCGGTCTACACGTCGATGACGGGCATCGGCTTCGGCCTGGCACGCGAAGGGCGCCACCCCGCGCTGCGCGCCCTCGGGCCCCTGTTCGGCTACGGTCTCGCCGTGATGCTGCACGCCATGTGGAACGGCGGCGCCACCTTTCGCGGGCATGAGCGAAGAAGGGCGGCGCCATCTTCTGCTTCAGCATCTTGA